One window from the genome of Leuconostoc suionicum encodes:
- a CDS encoding ABC transporter permease, with amino-acid sequence MAANTEDFVIVGAQNSNANERISKPALSFWQDAWRRLKLNKLAVISMWFLVFILGFAIASNFFVTQNDANSFDADNVGKYKNLPPKSGLPIPGWNGKIKAPGATESTDSYTDNNVKKNFLFGTDNIGRSLGKRVIVGIRISLLVAISATVIDLFIGVTYGVVSGWKGGWIDVVMQRIIEILSSVPNLIVVTMFGLLLGNGVTSIIIAIAITGWLSMARQVRNMTLSLKERDYVLAAKSLGESSTKIAIKHLIPNMAGTIIVQIMMTVPSAIMFEAVLSAINLGVKPPTASLGSLISDAQSMLQFYPYQVLIPSGMLVLISLAFILLGDGLRDAFDPRASED; translated from the coding sequence ATGGCTGCAAATACTGAAGATTTTGTCATTGTTGGCGCGCAAAACTCTAATGCCAACGAGCGTATTTCTAAACCAGCACTGTCATTTTGGCAAGATGCTTGGCGTCGTTTAAAATTAAATAAACTAGCGGTAATATCAATGTGGTTTTTGGTATTTATCCTAGGATTTGCTATTGCTTCAAATTTCTTTGTAACACAAAATGATGCGAATTCATTTGATGCAGATAATGTTGGTAAGTATAAAAACTTACCACCCAAGTCTGGTTTACCAATTCCAGGCTGGAACGGAAAGATTAAAGCACCAGGCGCAACTGAATCAACAGATTCATACACTGACAATAATGTAAAAAAGAACTTTTTATTTGGTACAGATAACATTGGCCGTTCGCTTGGAAAACGTGTTATTGTGGGTATTCGCATCTCGCTTTTGGTAGCAATTTCTGCTACAGTCATTGATCTTTTTATTGGTGTGACCTATGGTGTTGTTTCCGGATGGAAAGGCGGGTGGATTGATGTCGTTATGCAACGTATCATTGAAATTTTGTCATCAGTGCCTAACCTGATAGTGGTTACTATGTTTGGATTGTTACTTGGTAATGGTGTAACTTCTATTATTATTGCTATTGCTATTACCGGATGGTTAAGCATGGCTCGCCAAGTGCGTAACATGACTTTGTCATTAAAAGAACGTGATTATGTATTGGCTGCAAAGTCGCTCGGTGAAAGTTCAACTAAAATTGCTATTAAGCATTTAATACCAAACATGGCTGGAACAATTATTGTCCAGATTATGATGACTGTGCCAAGTGCAATCATGTTTGAAGCTGTCTTGTCAGCGATTAACTTGGGTGTTAAGCCACCAACAGCATCGTTAGGATCATTGATTTCTGATGCACAAAGTATGTTGCAATTCTATCCTTATCAAGTTTTGATTCCTTCCGGTATGTTGGTGTTAATTTCGTTGGCGTTCATTCTATTGGGTGACGGACTTCGTGATGCTTTCGACCCACGTGCGAGTGAAGATTAA